The Thermodesulfobacteriota bacterium DNA window TACGTTTCATGGTGATGGGATCACTGTTGTGCTTGAGTCCGACCAGAAAACCGACGCTCTGGTCCTTGACTTTTCCTTCCCCGATACGGGTTTCCATCTGGGAAAGCGAAAGAACATTGCCGGAAAGTTCCAGCCCGTATTCCTGATGCATGGAATCGGCTTTTAAATCCGTAGCCACAACAATGGCGCCGATTTTCCTGTCGGTACAGACGCCGTTATCGCCGGCCAGCTGGACGGTAAAATCACCGCACACGCCGGCGGCCCGGGTCAGCCGGACGTTATCAAGAATTTCGACATGTTTGCTGGACGCGGCCCGGCCGGCGAGCTTCTGCCATTCAGCCCGGGCTTCATCACTGACGCCCAGCAACGCGGCCGGCTGGTTATCGGCTTTGCCGCTCTGTTTGGCCAGCAGGACCCGGTACCCTGCGGCAGCAAGGGTGACGGCCGTACCGTCCCCGGTTAAATTCCCGCCGATGACCAGGACGTCGGTATTCATGCTGATTTTTTCCATAATACTATTCTCCCAGATATTTCATGGCTTCCCCTGCCGCCTTGATCGCCTGGGCAATGGAAGCTTCGATTGTTTTCGGCTGATGCGCGGTTCCGGCCACAAAAACGCCCTTTTTCTTCGTCCGGGTCGCGTCGATCTCCCCTGACAATTTAAAAAATCCGTCCTGATCCACGGCCAGGCCGAACAAATCCGCGAGAACCAGGTTGTCCGGATTGGGCGTAATGCCAATGGACAGCACCAGGAGATCAAACATATTATACGCGGCCTTGCCCGCCGCGGCTTGCGGGGTTGCACCCTCTGCGGCCGCCGGTTCGCTCATCTCCAATGGTTTCGCGGCCGTGCCATCCTCATCATAAAAACGGATGGACAAGTTGTCGTTGTCTCCGGGGAAAACATCCACCGGTATGCTTCGGACAAACCGGAAGTTATTGTGACAGGCTTCATAAAAAACCGGGAATTCCTTGCCGATGTTCTGGATATCCATATAAAAGACGGTAACGTCCGTATCGGGAAAACGATGTTTCACGGAACGGGCCGACCGCAGGGCATACGAACAGCAGACCCGGGAGCACCAGAGATTGCCGAGCCGCTCGTCCCGGCTGCCGACGCATTGAATAAAAGCGATCTTTTTCGCCGGAAGCCCGTCCGAAGGACGGACCAGAGCGCCTTTTTCCCGCTTGATCCGCTCCATATCCAGCCCGCTGATGACGTTGGGAAATTTCCCGTAGCCATAGGTCCCTTTTTTGGACGCATCAAAGGGGGCGAAACCCGTCGCCACGATGACCGCGTCCGCTTTTACGGTTTTGGTGGACGCTTTGGCATCAAGGTGGATGGCCTTTTTCGGGCAAAGCTTCACCAGCGGTTTGCATTCGCCAATCATGTCCGGATTCAGGGCGTACAGGGGATTATTGTTTTTGGAATATCCCCGCAGCACCGCCCCCTTTACCGGGGATTTTTCATAACAGACGCCGCAGTTATTGCATTTTTCCGGATCAATATACTGCGGGCCTTTTTTCAACGTGATCGCAAAATTCTCTTTGTAATTGACTTTTTCGATCTCGGAGAAAAGGTGCACCGATGCTTTTTTGTCGCTGCCGACATCCTTGAGCAGTTGCTCCACGCTGCATGCGCCGCACTGCATGCATTCATCCGTCGCCTTGCAGGTATAACCGATGGCGTGCCCACCCAGAAAATTCGTCTTCTCGATTATATGGACGCCCACACCGGATCCTGACAGTGCCCTGGCCGCCGCCAGCCCCGCGGTCCCGCCACCGATAATTGCCACATTTTTTCCTGCCATATCCGTTCTCAAGCTCCTTGTATTCAAATTATCCGAAGATACAATTCTTAAGCTAACATTAAACTTCCGGCCTCGGAAGGACGCCGGCCCTTTCCGCAATTTCAGGAACCTTGTGCTCCCATTCAATCGCCATCAGATGAACGCCGGCGACGCCTTTCATCTCCCTGAATTCCGCGATCTGCTCGCAGGCGATCTTGATCCCCTCGTTGGCCTGTTCGTTTTTGGGCACGCCCTTGAGCCGGTTGATAATTTCATCCGGGACATCCATGCCCGGCACGTTCAGCTTCATGTACCTGGCCATACCGAGGCTTTTCATGGGGGTAACGCCGGCCAGAATAAACACCTTTTCGGTCAGCCCCATGTCATTGGCCTGCTTGACCCATTCCCGCATCCGCTTCATGTTGAACACACACTGGGTCTGAATAAAATCGGCTCCGGCGGCGACTTTTTTCGCCAGACGATGCACCCGCCATTCGTGAGGTCTGGCAAAGGGATTGGCGGCAGCGCCGATAAACATGCGGGGCGGCACGTCGATTTCCTGACCGCTCAAGAACTTGCCTTCATCCCGCATCATTCTAATGGTGTTAACCAGTTGCATGGAATCAATGTCAAAAACGCCCTTGGCCTGGGGGTGGTCGCCGAACTGCATGTGGTCGCCGGACAGGCATAGAATATTGTGAATTCCATGGGCATAGGCGCCGAGGATATCCGCCTGCATGGCCAGCCGGTTACGATCCCGGCAGACCATCTGGAAGTTGGGCTCCAGCCCTTCCGTAATGGCGATCAGCGAGGCGGCAAAACTCGACATCCGGACGACCGCCGTCTGGTTGTCGGTGACATTGACCATGTCCACCATGCCTTTCAGGTGCGAGGCTTTCTTTCGCAACGCTTCTACATTAGCGCCCCGGGGAGGACCGAGTTCACCGGTAAACGCGAAATGGCCCGCACGAAGTATTTTCTCCAGTCTGCTATCAGATTTCATAATGTCCTTCTTTCCCGGGAAAATTACCTTTCTTCAAAAAAAACCTTACGCTCTCTGTATCCCGACTGAATGAGCGTCTGCGGTTTGGTGTTTCTCCAGTCATTTACCGGATTCAACTTCAGAATATTTTCCAGACGATTTTGTGCGTTAAGGCGCTGATAAATCATGAACCAGGCGCATGGCTGATCCTTGCTGATTTCACAGCTCTCATTGTTGGTGCCGCCGCAGGGGCCGTTGAAAAGGGATTTGGCGCACATGGTCACCGGGCAGATTCCGCCCGTCAGGCCCAGCTGGCAATTACCGCAGGCGCGGCATTTTTCCTCGTACCAGCCGGCATCCCGGTTGACGCCGATGAAATTGGTGTTGACGGCCGGGAACACGGGGATCCCGGGATATCTTTCGGCAAGGAATTGAATGCCGGCGCCGCAGGCCATGGAGAGCAGGGCGTCGTGTTGCGGTACCAGGTCATCCAGCTCGGCAAGAAATTCCATATCGCACTGCCGCTGCACGGTGGCCGCGCCGAATTCCGCGGAGCGACCCTGTTGCCGGGCGCTGATGGCCAATTCCGCGTTCAATATTCCGACCTCTTTTTCGCCACCCGTCAGGCAGACCGTTACGCAGGTGGCGCATCCCACGGTCAGCACCTTCCGGTAATTTTTGATAAACGCTTCGATTTCTTCAAACGGTTTTCGTTCAGCTACTATCATCTGGACATCCTCCTCATTGAGACGACCCTCATCATTGCTGATGGACAAAAAAGGTTACATGCCATAAAATCGGAAAAAATGTCAACGAATTTTATCGAAAACAAAAAACATTTTTTAACGTTTTCAGGTAACTATCTTTTTATACAATAAAAACGATCTGACTTGATAAGGTTTTGATTGACATCAGGAATCTGCCGCCTAAAATACGGATAATTCAAAACTGTTTTTAAACCTCATTAACGAAAAAGGACTTGGCAAAACACAATGGAAAAGAAAATCACGGTAATCGGTGCGGGAAATGTGGGGGCGACAACCGCCCAGCGGCTGGCTGAAAAACAGATCGGAGATGTCGTACTGATCGATATCGCCGAAGGGCTGCCCCAGGGCAAGGCACTGGATCTGGCCGAAGCGGCCCCGATCGAAAAACACGACGCCCAGGTTGCAGGAAGCAACGATTATGAACTTTCCAGAAACTCGGATATCGTTATTATAACCGCCGGGATTCCCAGAAAGCCGGGCATGAGCAGAGACGATCTGATCAGCACCAACGCGAAAATCATCCGGGAAGTGACCCGTCAGGTCGCCCAATACTCCCCGAACGCGATCCTGATCGTGGTCAGCAACCCGCTGGACGCCATGTGCCACGTGGCGTATGACGCCAGCGGTTTTCCCAAAAACCGCGTTATCGGCATGGCCGGCGTTCTGGATTCCGCCCGTTTCCGGACGTTCATCGCCAGGGAACTCGACGTCTCGGTGGAAAACACTCACGCCTTTGTGCTCGGCGGCCACGGCGACACCATGGTGCCCCTGCCCCGGTATTCCACCGTGGCCGGGATTCCCATTACGGAACTGCTGGACAAACCGACTATCGATCGTCTGATCGAACGTACCCGGAACGGGGGAGCGGAAATCGTCGGGCTGCTGAAAACCGGCAGCGCCTTCTACGCCCCGGCTTCGGCCGCGGTGGAAATGGCCGAATCCATAGTAAAAAACAGAAAAAAAATTCTGCCCTGCGCGGTTCTTCTGGAGGGTGAATACGGCATCAAGGGGCTGTTTATCGGCGTGCCGGTCAAGCTGGGAAGCAACGGCGTTGAAAAGGTTATCGAGATCAAACTGACACCCGAAGAAAACGAAGGCCTGCAGGCCTCCGCCAGGGCGGTTCAGGAACTGGTTGAAACACTGAAAAAACTATCTTAAGGGCGCCCCCGCCCCGATCCATCCGTCACCCGGGCAAGCGTACCGGCGGCACGGCATGCCTGCCCGGGAAACGGATGGCGTCTCCCGTCGTTCGTCGTCATCGGCACGGTGAACGGCTTGATCAGGACAATTCTTCCGGCGCAACCGACGCGGGTCAACTTGATACCGGGCCGACAAAATCACAAATCCCGAACCGCACGGACATTGCTGCCCATTCCCTTGGGCGTGCCGCCCCCGACGCCGGAATAAAAACCAATCACCCAAACCCGCGTCCGCTCAACGTGATAAGTCGTAGACGACCAGTAGGCTGATCCTATGGTTTCTGGAAAAAAATCCAGGTCAATGGACGGGAGTTCGACGGTATAATCGACAATCGATCTCAGCTCCTTGATATTCGGCAGCCGCCAGTCCGAATACCCCGCCAGCGTCAGATTTTCGCAGTAGGCCAACCCCTCCTGCCAGGACATGGTATCCGTCGGAAATTTCGTCCACATCAGTCCGGTAACGTTATCGGTGACGGTGTTGTTGCCGTTGTCCCGGAAGGACGGGGCGTCGGTCCGTCCGCGGACCGCGCGTACATAACAAAGTTCCTCTTTTGCTGAAACGACCGGCCCACCGTCATAAAAATCAATGCGCCAGGCCAGGGTATCATCGGTCGCGTATGGTATGGCGGTCCAGTACTGGCCATTGATGGTGTTGGGGAAATAAGACCGGTCAATGGCCGGGCCATAGGCGCCGTAATTCACGATATAAGCCAGTTCATTGACGGTCGGCAACCGCCAGTCCGAATACCCGCCGAAATTATTGCGATTAAGATCAAGGATAAACTCCTGAGCGTCATTCCAGGTATAGGTAAAATCTTTGTCCTGAAGGTTCCCGTTGTCGGTCTTGAGTTCCCAAATCAGTCCGGTCACATTGTCTTTGACCATGGCCCAGACCGGAGTGTCATCGGGCAGTTCGCCAGCGCTGTCGTCCAGTTTGGTATAGGCGGAGCCATCAAAACGATAGCAGGCATCCTGCCCGTAAAAAGCCTCTCCCGCGACGGGACAGGGGAAGATTCTTTCATTATATCCGTAGCAGACGCTCTGGCCGGTATCAGGAACCGAAGAATCTCCGGCAACGCACTCCTCGTCAATGAACTGGTCGCCGTCATTATCAATTCCGTCACCACAGATTTCAGGCGGGCAACCGGGATCGATCAAGCCGTCACAATCGTTATCCACATCGTCGGCGCAGATATCACCGCCTCCCGGATGGACGGCCGCGTCCATGTCATCACAGTCCACGGGAGTGACGCAGCCCGCTCCGGCGTAATAACCGTCTTTATCGATATCGGTGCATCCGGGCGCGCAGCCCTCATCGATGTAATCGTCGAAGTCGTTATCAATGCCATCCGCGCATACTTCCGGGGCGCCGGGATAAATGGTCGCGTCGTTGTCGTTCGGGTCAATGGTGGTGCCGCAGCCGGCCTGACCATAGTAGCCGTCCGAATCCGCGTCCGTGCAGGTATAATCAATCTCATTTTCTCTGGAGACGCCGCCGCCGCCTGTATCGCAACCGATAACGCCGGTCAGCATCGCCAGCGCAAAAACCGCAACGGTCAGCATTGTGGCAAAATGAATCGTATGAAAAATTTCTGATAAGCGCCTCATGACGTTCTCCTTTTTGTCCTGCCATATCATGGAATCAACCATACGGTGACTTCCTTGCCATCGACAGGGCGAATTGAATGTATTCATCCTATTTAAACATAACTAAAATTTCAACGATCTTTTCTCCGGCTTATTCTCCGGATTCGTCTTAACAGCCGGTTTCATCCTGAGCCACGATGAGCAGATAGCCTCAGCGGGGACCGGCTCTCATGACGCCTGTTACCGAAATGATTGGAGGCAAGCTATTCCAGCCCGCCGCGAACCGCACGCACTTTAGACGCATCCCGGTTCTTGTCTTCACCGCCATTGCTGCCGCCGCTGTAAAAACCAACGACCCAGGCATCTCCAGGAGACTCGGTATAAGTTGTGGAAGACCAGTAAGGATCTAACGTCGTATCGGGAAAATAATTCAGGTCGATAGCGGGCCCATGGCGTTCGTAATCAACGAGCGATCTCAGCTCTTTGATATCGGGCAACCGCCAGTCTGAATAACCGGCCAGGATCAGATTTTCACAATAGGCCAAGGCGTCTTCCCAGGACGACGCCTCGACGAATGAATCCCGGGCCCACATCAGGCTCACGCCATTATCAGTGGCGGTGACCGTTCCGTCTCCGTTGTCCGTGTATGTTCTCATCAACTGACCGCCGCGAACCCCGCGCACATGGCATCCGTCCTCTTTGCTGCCAATGAAGATACTGCCGTCGTTGAATCCCAGACTCCACGCCAGCGTCTCGTCTGACGCGAAAGTCGTTGAGGACCAGAAGCACTCGGGTAAGGTGTTAGGAAAATAACGCCGGTTAATCGCTGGATTAGAAACCCCAAATCGTACAATGGAATCCAGTTCATCTATGGCGGGAAATCGCCAGTCCGAATATCCGCCGAACCGGTCGGCATTGAGTTGAGCGATAAACACGCCGGCGGCATCCTCCCAGTCATACAGATTATCCCGGTCCCGTAGGCCGCCGTCATCGGTCTTGACCTCCCATACCAGTCCGGTAACATTGTCTTTTACCATGGACCATTCAGTCGCGTCGTCCGGCAGCTCATTCCCGTTGGCGTCCAGTTTGGTAAACGGCGTACTGTTCATGGAATAACAGGCATCCTGGCCAAAGAACGGCTGTCCCTGTGACGGGCAGGGATACATTGCCCCCAGACTGTCATAGCACCGCGCCTGGCCGGTGTCGGAAACAAAAGACGTCCCGGTAGCGCACTCTTCGTCGGCGACGCCGTCACCGTCATTATCGACGCCGTCGCCGCAAACCTCCGGCGTACAGCCTTCATCGATCAAACCGTCGCAGTCATTGTCGATATCCACGCAATGTTCCCTCGCGCCGGGATGGATGGTCGCGTCCAGGTCATTGCAGTCGAGGCTCGTTCCACATCCCTCCTCGGCGTAATAGTCGTCCTTGTCCGCGTCCGTGCAGCCGGGAGGATCTGCCTTGTCCTGTCCGGATTTACCGTTTCCGGTGGTGCAGCCGGCCAGGCCGGACATGATCATCATGCCGGCCACTGCCACTGTCAGCAGCATGACCATACGAATCAGCCACGAAACTTCCGGTGTGCGTCTCATGCGATCTCCTTGTCTTTGGCGATATGTCATTTTCCAGGTATCTGCCTGTCGGACTGTGTTTGCAGCGCCTGTCGGATTTCGGCGGCGATTTTTCCGGAAATCCCCGACACCGCGACCAGTTCGTTCATATCCGCTCCGCGGATTTTCTCTATGGTGCCGAAATGATCCAGCAGCGCTTTCTTTTTCTTCGGGCCGAGCCCGGTCACGCCATCCAGGGCCGATCGAAAGGCAACGGCGCCCCGGCGGGCCTTCTGATATGAAATCGCGAACCGGTGGGCCTCATCCCTGATCTGCTGCAATAAAAACAGGGCCGGATCGTCCGTTTTGAAATTCACGGGGTTGACCCGGCCGGGCAGATAAATCTTGTCCTCGGTCTCGCCCTTTTCCTTTTTCTTCTTGGCAATGGCCGCCACGGCAAAACGCCCGGCCAGCCCCAGGGATTCGAACACCGACAGGGCGATGCTCAACTGTCCCCTGCCCCCGTCCACCAGAACCAGATCCGGCCATTCGGTGATTTCCGCATCGGGCGTGAACCGGCGGATCAACACCTCGGCCATGGAGGCGTAATCGTCGCCGCTGCCGGCCGAGCGCAGGCGATAGCGCCGGTACTTATTTCTGTCCGGCCGCCCGGCAGTAAACACCGCCATGGCGGCTACCGTTTCCGTTCCGGCCAGGTGAGAATTGTCAAAACACTCGATCACCTCGGGCAGATCGGATAGATGCAACTTTTTTTGCAGCCGTTCCAGCACCTGCCGACCGGATTCCAGCTGGGCCATGCGATCGGTCAGCTCTTTTCCGGCGTTTTCCGCGGCCATCTCAACGAGCCGTTTTTTCTCGCCCCGTTTGGGATATATCAACTCAACCTTTTTACCCCTGAATTCACTCAGGGAGGCGGCCACCAGATCCGGATCGGCCGGCGAGACGGCCGTCAGGATCTCTTCCGGGACAACGCTGTTTTTTTCATAATACTGCAATACAAAGGAACTGACGGTCTCCGGTTCCGGCGTCATGGGCCGGTCGAAAACAAAAGAACCGGTACCGACCAGAAAGCCGCCCCGGACATGCAGCAGGGCAAAAACTGAAAACCGCTCGTTTTCCGCAAAACCGATCACGTCCCTGTCGGCAAAATCCGTGGTAACGGCCACCTGTTTTTCCAGCGTTTTTTCCACCGCGAACATCTTGTCCCGCAACCGGGCCGCCTGCTCGAAATCCTGGCATCGGGCCGCCTGCAGCATCTCCCCCCTGATCTTCGCCACCAGGTCGGCCCGGCGTCCCTTTAAAAACAGCACCACTTCCTGGACGATTCCCCGGTATTCGTCTTCGGCAACGTTTCGGCAGCAGGGCGCCAGACAGACACCCATCTGGTAATTCAGGCATGGCCGCTCCCGTTTCCGGAATCGAATGTCCCGGCACTGCCTGAGCCGAAAGGTCCGGTCGATCATGCGGACGGTTTCACGGACCGACCGGGAGGATGTGTAAGGTCCGAAATAGAGGGCGCCGTCGTTGACGATCTTCCTCACGATCTCCAGCACCGGGTACGTCTGACCGGCAACGTCAAGGCGCAGCACGGGATAGCGTTTGTCATCCTTTAGAATGACGTTATAGCGGGGCTTGTGCCGTTTGATCAGGGTCGATTCAAGGATCAGCGCCTCTTTTTCCGTGGCGGTCACCACCGTGTCAAAAGAGGCCATGCGTTCCACCAGCACGCCCGTCTTCGGCGTCAGCCGGCTCCGGTCAACAAAATAAGATGATAGCCGCTTTTTCAGGTTAGCGGCCTTGCCGACATAGATGACCCGGCCGGCGGCGTCTTTGAACAGGTACACGCCCGGACCGGATGGTGTATGGGACAATTTTTCGTTAGGGGTCATTTGTCAAAATCAAACAGCATCAGTTTTTTCAGTTCATTGATCCGGTCCCGGATCTCAGCCGCTCTTTCAAACTCATAGACCTCGGCCGCCTGCTTCATCTCCCGTTCCAACCCGGACAGAATGCGGCTCAGATCTCCCGCGGCATCATACTTTACCAGCGTTTCGCCGACCTTGTCGTCCACTTCAGCCCGGGTCAGGTCGCACATGGCCTCGAAAGTGGTGGCGATCTCCTTGACAATGGTGCGGGGAATGATGTGGTGAGCCTGATTGTATTGAACCTGGATCTCCCGGCGGCGATTGGTTTCATTCATGGCGCGCATCATGGAGTCGGTCACCCTATCGGCGTAAAGGATGACGGTGCCGTTGATGTTCCGGGCGGCCCGGCCGAAGGTCTGGACCAGGGATCGTTCCGACCGGAGGAACCCCTCCTTGTCCGCGTCCAGCACCGCCACCAGGGAGACTTCCGGGATATCCAGCCCTTCGCGCAGCAGGTTGATGCCGATCAGCACGTCGATCTCCCCCCGCCGCAATTGCTGGATCAGCTCCATGCGCTCGATGGTCTTGATTTCGGAATGAAGGTATTTGGTCTTGATCCCCAGATCGGCGTAATAATCGGTCAAATCTTCGGCCATCCGCTTGGTCAGGGTGGTGACCAGTACCCGTTCCTGACAGTCGGCCCGCTTCCGGATTTCATCAAAAAGGTCGTCCACCTGGCTGGTCGCGGAACGGACCTCAATGCGGGGATCGATCAGTCCGGTGGGCCGGACCACCTGTTCCACTACGGCGTCCCCGGCCCGGTTGAACTCGTAGCCCGCCGGCGTGGCGGAAACATAGACCATCGCGGCCCGCTCCGCCTTGGCGTTGAATTCGTCAAAGGTCAGGGGCCGGTTATCCAGGGCCGACGGCAGTCGGAATCCATATCCTACCAGGGTCTCCTTGCGGGACCGGTCGCCCTTGTACATGGCCCCGATTTGCGGCACGGTAATATGACTCTCATCCAGAAAAATCAGAAAATCATCGGGAAAATAATCGATCAGGGTCGAAGGCGGCTCACCCTGTCCACGGCCGGTAATGTGCCGGGCGTAATTCTCGATGCCGTTGCAGTAACCGATCTCCTGGATCATCTCCATGTCAAAAAGGGTCCGTTCCTCGATCCGCTGAGCCTCGATCAGTTTATTGTTGTCCCGGAAATAATCGACGCGCGCCTTCATCTCGTCCAGAATCCGGTCGATGATGGCCTGGCGGTTCTGCTTTTTGGTGACATAATGGCTGGCCGGGTAAATCACCGCTCCGGTTAACCGGTTGACCACCTCTCCTTTAAGGGAATCGATTTCGGAAACGGCTTCAATTTCGTCTCCGAAAAATTCAACCCGCAGGGCCCGGTCTTCCTCGTACGCGGGAAACACGTCCACCCGGTCGCCGCGGACCCGGAAAACGCCCCGGAAGAAATCCAGATCATTCCGTTCGTACTGGATGGACACCAGACGTTTGAGAAAATCGTCCCGGTCCATGGCCATGCCGGGTTCCAGGTCGATGCGCAGGTCGAGATAATCCTCCGGCGCTCCCAGTCCAAAGATGCAGGAAACGCTGGCCACCACGATGACATCCCGTCGCGACAGCACCGACCGGGTGGCGGAATGGCGCATCTTGTCGATCATTTCGTTGATGGATGAATCCTTCTGGATGTATGTATCCGTGACAGGCAGGTAGGCTTCCGGCTGGTAATAATCATAGTAACTGACAAAATACTCCACGCTGTTTCCGGGGAAAAGCCCCTTGAACTCATTGTAAAGCTGGGCCGCCAGCGTCTTGTTGGGCGCGATGACCAGGGCCGGTTTTTCCAGCCGGGCAATGACATTGGCCATGGTGAACGTTTTGCCCGAACCGGTCACGCCCATGAAAACCATGTGTTTCCGGCCGGATTGAATGTAACGGCAGAGCCCGTCAATGGCCCCGGGCTGATCGCCCCTGGGCGTGAAGTCGGTAACAAGAGAATACAGGGGCATAGCGGTCGGCTTACTCTCCCCACACCCGGACGATCTGCTGTTTCCACAGCCCGCCCAGGACGCTGATGGTCTTCATGTCGGCGTAGTACAGTGACTCCATACCCGCTTTGCGGGCGGCATCGCCGATGGCACGGCTGTCCCATTGAAGGCTCAGATCAAAGCCGGTGATCGGCTCTTCCAGGTGTTTGCTGTTAACGGTGCAGACTTTGTCCCCGCGGGGTGTCCGGTCCATATCGGTGGACAGAGGAAGCGTAACATGGGTATAAATGAACCCGGAAACGCAACCCGATAACAACAGGAACATGGCGGCCAATAAGGCGGCGGTAAAAATTCGGAAACGCAATTTATTCCCCATAGGCAATGGTCGTCTGACGGGCATACAGCCCGAACAGCACGATAAAAAATTCGCCATCCAGATGGTTGATCGTCTGTAGATCCCCGTTTTTCGCGGCCGCGGCCACACCCGCATCTCCCCAGCTCACCAGCCAGGCGACGGAATGGGCGCTGGAGGAACCGATTTTATCTCCCAGATGGGTCTGGGCGACGTCCTGATCAAGGGGATATCTAACCCTGCCGTATACGCAGCCGGAAAGAAATAGTGAACAGAATACCAGTGCCAGCGACAATACCGCCGCTTTTCTTGTGACTAATTGTTTCATAACGTCCTATCCTTCAAGATATTTAAGATAACCGGGGTGC harbors:
- the uvrB gene encoding excinuclease ABC subunit UvrB, translating into MPLYSLVTDFTPRGDQPGAIDGLCRYIQSGRKHMVFMGVTGSGKTFTMANVIARLEKPALVIAPNKTLAAQLYNEFKGLFPGNSVEYFVSYYDYYQPEAYLPVTDTYIQKDSSINEMIDKMRHSATRSVLSRRDVIVVASVSCIFGLGAPEDYLDLRIDLEPGMAMDRDDFLKRLVSIQYERNDLDFFRGVFRVRGDRVDVFPAYEEDRALRVEFFGDEIEAVSEIDSLKGEVVNRLTGAVIYPASHYVTKKQNRQAIIDRILDEMKARVDYFRDNNKLIEAQRIEERTLFDMEMIQEIGYCNGIENYARHITGRGQGEPPSTLIDYFPDDFLIFLDESHITVPQIGAMYKGDRSRKETLVGYGFRLPSALDNRPLTFDEFNAKAERAAMVYVSATPAGYEFNRAGDAVVEQVVRPTGLIDPRIEVRSATSQVDDLFDEIRKRADCQERVLVTTLTKRMAEDLTDYYADLGIKTKYLHSEIKTIERMELIQQLRRGEIDVLIGINLLREGLDIPEVSLVAVLDADKEGFLRSERSLVQTFGRAARNINGTVILYADRVTDSMMRAMNETNRRREIQVQYNQAHHIIPRTIVKEIATTFEAMCDLTRAEVDDKVGETLVKYDAAGDLSRILSGLEREMKQAAEVYEFERAAEIRDRINELKKLMLFDFDK
- a CDS encoding TRL domain-containing protein; translated protein: MKQLVTRKAAVLSLALVFCSLFLSGCVYGRVRYPLDQDVAQTHLGDKIGSSSAHSVAWLVSWGDAGVAAAAKNGDLQTINHLDGEFFIVLFGLYARQTTIAYGE